One part of the Paramormyrops kingsleyae isolate MSU_618 chromosome 2, PKINGS_0.4, whole genome shotgun sequence genome encodes these proteins:
- the LOC111842674 gene encoding protein PRRC2B-like isoform X2, whose protein sequence is MSDRLGQIIKSKDGKSKYSSLSLFDKYKGKSIDTQRTTVVPRHGLQSLGKVAAARRMPPPTHLPSLKSENKGKDPDVIIVPKDGTGWANKQDLPDQKSSAASAALLLELQPQPALQKSVSSPEKPPVAGSLQSTVTIGPKQWAQLNGKAIRGDGLRVSNRLQPFCHEEFPALKTASEQDKAGKERNAFDLSYGPGPSLRPQNVTSWREGGGKILHPLPPPTAPPAEPEDRGSSGPAHTSAAAPPPSSASGTPAALHPPPPSSLAPAAPLGGREPSPRRCTASVQSHPTQQHRSATVYPDMLPAFMCLKESRDSPPSSERGPAPMRFPARPLLRQQPPAPNSINGKTGREGNYFRTPARPTPRPPRPPANRTPRPTIINPEDLKELDDLDNSCEDGWAGIHDEVDYSEKLKFSDDEEDHNGGDKREPWAEAELRSEQQSSLSSAEGPYGQDSADEEGYPPCQEPRLPRKVNGWMAPADSQPQVSRPCFGECPEDKEDPRQGPRGKVASAGVSEAIERARRRREEEERRVRQERLAACAEKLKKLDEKFGKSEKTAGSEEALRDWEGGELAASSRTSPKRSQEALRDREGGELAASSRPSPKRSQEALRDPEGGELAASSRPSPKRSQEALRDWEGGELAASSRTSPKRSQEALRDPEGGELAASSRPSPKRSQEALRDREGGELAASSRPSPKRSQEALRDWEGGELVAFSRTSPKRSQEALRDWEGGELAASSRPSPKRSQSSRQVEFPEVPSGGRQNVCCSDTGAPGPRSGGEDCKPPSPLQDSTRHQKTLPPRFQIQRHPQMLGFDPRWMMMPPYVDPRAATGPSHVDRYPSIPSSGMLKQMMPSDLLKSPGSVSDDGCLPSMLQERTPPSVEPPPVWGQEGFSPPYQQQPDSRVVSHDDERCDRPSQPDLGEEFCDAPGEEMPHPVYRQERMPDLAEGSSPRKEFYNEVLTSSAGQIQPPYGNSNPEKESEEISYSKNHKDSLDSHKEESDCLSKDQSCVSDFWRSDCSLEKEDGFLPHWSDPDSTPRTTESSSRTQARRIGPIKKPVLKALNMEDKENEKPRYELQEKPVPYKLKEMPADEYDLKNDQTLPLASKSSAAAAQEEPTLVRREKPESLGDEGPKESIWERSKGSSVEVLSSRNPLEPRRNNWIFIDEEQAFSGTRGTGRGRARGFREFSSRGGTRGSRGGGYGGSQSEGRVCSPQDLNKLDRAQRGTQHRRNMSETLSESSECEGLPKGHGQREDGDRKRVDSRDSWRSNKVYNHNQATTAEFQDKARANRGPGRSVPPRLTHSGQNPSYGTWRGHGGQFDNHLVRKNSCDPGAEAFSRKPSESVRYQSPGSFIENGGGGAEDHLDSDGPDNRPARRRRPPRQDKPPRFRRQQLDRDSVSQRDSVENLSQDWPRRSRGGEGFVSAHHSGGRSQRVQWEDWETVSDGSDFSERRGKHGGLSQRDVPSDPGHGEPRYRQRRELSRRSFSSQRHLLDRQNRKGDSVLEGIKMSRSPDIPGTAAKSGRSDRWQNGTSLSCRRSPEKRALGLSLGSVYSGPRSDVASRSVPSESACKKTERDVKAGAVTREEINTPVLQYDHNVCSLEGRAVPVPVPVPVPVAVPEGLSDGASTKQRRQPEEERRKKDPDALVPNKVRMTSSKMPPRFTRKQGATSVGQHADSRASSSLGTEIWKASSTAVSVQSSSGDTWTKQVSYSGLEPNSNEVYKGSQTDSGIDLSAESQGSSASSSQRSSPYGSLKPEEVPGPAGHSHLKKVEKQDVDPAAEQSKEHKPGPIGNERSLRHRKGPECVEHPENPVAPVNGVDIHVESGLPVPPIDFGVAPKDSDFSVPPGPGAAPGSGPGAKLQDVLARNMALTQAIPTLHRDHLQQPMGLNPISFTSVELTLKMESARKAWENSQSLPDQGSPGAAGSALQPPCSMASASGVSLSSFGGVSMPPMPVASVAPSMQGNHFSPLYLDGHVFPSQPRLVGPSLTQQHGYQQAAAAQQIPISLHTSLQAQLGLRGGLPVSQSQEIFGSIPPFRSPVYMHPSLSQPSAMVLSGGAPLKGPYSAFPGLQHSDMVKPQSGPPYQPMSGSQALVYEGQMRQAPGMGASQLMDSQLIQVTMPMPGSQLQFGSAQQHLILPPSIQLQQGQSLPVGGPRRILPPGSQPPVMAPNRELEMKGFQFADTPSHSQGMPGCPAPNASFYRPGPASPSGNPPGPRHHAQQAPQPQGSIMMHMWPPTSSPFPSPIQRPVMQIKAQQDLTTCEGKGQSDVRSEPPPAGPMKPGRSRAMKPQTVKMEGTA, encoded by the exons ATGTCCGATCGTTTGGGGCAAATAATCAAGTCCAAGGATGGGAAAAGCAAGTATTCCTCTCTCAGCCTGTTTGACAAATACAAGGGGAAGTCAATAGATACACAGAGAACTACAG TTGTTCCTCGACATGGCTTGCAAAGTCTTGGTAAAGTGGCTGCTGCCCGgcgtatgcccccccccactcacctgCCGAGCCTGAAGTCCGAAAATAAAGGGAAGGACCCTGACGTGATTATTGTGCCCAAAGACGGAACGGGATGGGCAAACAAGCAGGACCTACCAGACCAAAAGAG TTCTGCTGCATCAGCAGCTCTCCTGCTGGAGTTGCAGCCTCAGCCGGCTTTGCAGAAATCCGTCTCCAGTCCAGAGAAGCCCCCAGTGGCTGGCAGCCTGCAG AGCACAGTTACCATTGGACCAAAGCAATGGGCACAGCTGAATGGAAAGGCAATAAGAGGAGATG GTTTAAGGGTCTCAAACAGATTGCAGCCCTTCTGTCACGAGGAATTTCCAGCGCTGAAGACAGCCAGCGAGCAGGACAAGGCCGGCAAGGAAAGAAACGCCTTCGATCTGTCGTATGGGCCCGGACCAAGCCTCCGCCCCCAGA ACGTGACGAGCTGGCGGGAAGGTGGGGGGAAGATCCTGCACCCGCTGCCCCCTCCAACTGCTCCCCCTGCTGAGCCCGAGGACAGAGGCAGCAGTGGGCCAGCTCACACCTCCGCAGCGGCCCCTCCTCCGTCCTCCGCTTCAGGAACCCCTGCCGCCTTGCACCCCCCTCCTCCATCCAGCTTGGCCCCCGCAGCCCCGTTGGGAGGCAGGGAGCCCAGCCCACGCCGGTGCACGGCCTCTGTCCAGTCGCACCCGACCCAGCAGCACCGTTCCGCGACAGTCTACCCCGACATGCTGCCTGCCTTT ATGTGCCTGAAGGAGTCGCGTGATTCTCCACCATCCTCGGAACgaggccccgcccccatgcGCTTTCCGGCTCGCCCTCTGCTCAGGCAGCAGCCTCCTGCCCCCAACTCCATCAA CGGCAAGACGGGGAGGGAGGGCAACTATTTCCGCACTCCTGCTCGTCCCACTCCGCGCCCCCCCCGGCCACCTGCCAACAGAACACCCCGTCCCACCATCATTAACCCAGAGGATCTGAAGGAGCTGGACGATCTGGACAACAGCTGTGAAGATGGCTGGGCAG GTATCCATGACGAAGTGGACTACAGTGAGAAGCTTAAGTTTAGTGACGATGAAGAGGATCACAATGGCGGTGATAAGCGTGAGCCGTG GGCCGAGGCGGAGCTCCGCAGTGAGCAACAGTCTTCCCTGAGCTCTGCAGAAGGACCATATGGCCAGGACTCTGCAGACGAGGAGGGTTACCCACCCTGCCAGGAGCCACGGCTTCCCAGAAAGGTCAATGGCTGGATGGCGCCTGCTGACAGCCAG CCACAGGTCAGCAGGCCTTGCTTCGGAGAGTGTCCAGAGGATAAGGAGGACCCGCGCCAGGGCCCCCGGGGAAAAGTTGCTTCTGCGGGGGTGTCTGAGGCCATCGAGCGTGCGCGGAGGCGccgggaggaggaggagagacgcGTCCGGCAGGAGAGACTGGCCGCCTGCGCTGAGAAGCTCAAGAAGCTGGACGAGAAGTTTGGCAAGAGCGAGAAGACTGCTGGCTCCGAGGAGGCCCTGAGGGACTGGGAAGGCGGGGAGCTGGCGGCCTCCTCCAGAACGAGCCCAAAGCGCTCACAGGAGGCCCTGAGAGACCGGGAAGGCGGGGAGCTGGCGGCCTCCTCCAGACCGAGCCCAAAGCGCTCACAGGAGGCCTTGAGAGACCCGGAAGGCGGGGAGCTGGCGGCCTCCTCCAGACCGAGCCCAAAGCGCTCAcaggaggccctgagggacTGGGAAGGCGGGGAGCTGGCAGCCTCCTCCAGAACGAGCCCAAAGCGCTCACAGGAGGCCCTGAGAGACCCGGAAGGCGGGGAGCTGGCGGCCTCCTCCAGACCGAGCCCAAAGCGCTCAcaggaggccctgagggacCGGGAAGGCGGGGAGCTGGCGGCCTCCTCCAGACCGAGCCCAAAGCGCTCAcaggaggccctgagggacTGGGAAGGCGGGGAGCTGGTGGCCTTCTCCAGAACGAGCCCAAAGCGGTCAcaggaggccctgagggacTGGGAAGGCGGGGAGCTGGCGGCCTCCTCCAGACCGAGCCCAAAGCGCTCACAAAGCAGCAGGCAGG TTGAGTTTCCTGAGGTGCCCTCTGGTGGGCGTCAGAACGTGTGCTGCAGTGACACTGGCGCTCCGGGTCCCCGCTCTGGGGGTGAGGACTGCAAGCCACCGTCACCTCTTCAGGACTCCACAAGGCATCAGAAAACTCTGCCTCCTCGCTTCCAGATCCAGCGTCACCCCCAA ATGCTGGGCTTTGATCCCCGCTGGATGATGATGCCTCCATACGTGGACCCCCGAGCAGCCACAGGGCCCTCCCATGTAGATCGCTACCCCAGCATCCCCTCCTCAG GGATGTTAAAGCAGATGATGCCTAGTGACCTCCTAAAGAGTCCTGGCTCTGTGTCGGATGATGGCtgccttcccagcatgctccagGAGAGGACTCCCCCCTCTGTGGAGCCCCCCCCTGTTTGGGGTCAGGAAGGCTTCAGTCCACCGTATCAGCAGCAGCCTGACAGCAGGGTTGTGAGCCATGATGATGAACG GTGTGACCGACCATCTCAGCCTGATTTGGGTGAGGAGTTTTGTGATGCCCCGGGTGAAGAGATGCCTCATCCTGTCTATCGTCAGGAAAGAATGCCAGATTTGGCTGAAGGATCTTCCCCAAGAAAGGAGTTTTACAATGAAGTCTTGACTTCTTCAGCAGGACAAATTCAGCCCCCGTATGGAAATTCCAATCCTGAGAAAGAATCAGAGGAGATAAGTTACAGCAAAAACCACAAGGACAGTTTGGATTCTCACAAAGAAGAGTCTGATTGCTTAAGTAAAGACCAAAGCTGTGTTTCGGACTTCTGGAGAAGTGACTGTTCTCTGGAAAAGGAAGATGGTTTCCTTCCTCATTGGTCGGACCCAGACTCTACCCCCCGGACGACTGAATCCAGCAGCAGAACCCAAGCCAGGCGAATTGGCCCCATTAAGAAACCAGTCCTGAAGGCCCTAAATATGGAGGATAAGGAAAATGAAAAGCCCAGATATGAGCTGCAGGAGAAACCAGTCCCCTACAAACTGAAGGAGATGCCTGCTGATGAGTATGACCTGAAGAATGATCAAACCCTCCCTTTAGCTAGCAAGTCCTCTGCAGCAGCAGCTCAGGAGGAACCAACCCTAGTGAGAAGGGAGAAGCCTGAAAGCCTGGGGGATGAGGGGCCCAAGGAGAGCATCTGGGAGCGCAGTAAAGGCTCTTCTGTGGAGGTCCTGTCGAGCAGGAACCCCCTGGAACCCCGTCGCAACAACTGGATCTTTATTGATGAGGAGCAGGCCTTTAGTGGCACCAGGGGAACTGGAAGAGGCCGGGCCAGGGGGTTCAGGGAGTTCAGCTCTCGAGGAGGCACCCGGGGCAGTCGAGGAGGAGGCTATGGTGGCAGTCAGAGCGAGGGTCGTGTCTGCAGCCCGCAGGACCTCAACAAACTTGACAGAGCTCAGAGGGGGACGCAGCACCGACGCAACATGAGCGAGACTCTCAGTGAAAGCTCCGAATGTGAGGGGCTGCCCAAGGGCCACGGGCAGAGGGAGGATGGAGACCGGAAGAGGGTGGACAGCCGAGACTCTTGGAGGTCCAACAAGGTGTATAACCATAACCAAGCCACCACTGCAGAGTTTCAGGACAAGGCCAGAGCCAACAGGGGTCCTGGTCGCTCTGTGCCTCCAAGGTTGACCCATTCAGGGCAGAACCCGAGCTATGGCACATGGAGGGGACATGGGGGCCAGTTCGATAATCATCTCGTACGCAAGAATAGCTGTGATCCTGGGGCAGAGGCTTTCTCCAGAAAACCCTCCGAGTCTGTAAGGTATCAATCTCCAGGTTCCTTCATTGAGAATGGAGGTGGTGGAGCAGAGGATCACCTGGACAGTGACGGCCCTGATAACCGCCCAGCAAGAAGGCGCCGCCCCCCCCGCCAGGACAAGCCACCTCGATTCCGCCGGCAGCAGCTGGATAGGGACTCTGTCAGCCAGAGAGACAGTGTGGAGAACCTCAGCCAGGACTGGCCCCGGCGCTCCAGGGGTGGGGAAGGGTTTGTTTCCGCTCACCATTCTGGTGGGAGGAGCCAGCGGGTCCAATGGGAGGACTGGGAAACTGTCTCTGATGGCAGTGACTTCAGTGAAAGACGTGGGAAGCATGGAGGTCTTTCCCAGCGGGACGTGCCTTCAGACCCAGGACATGGTGAGCCACGCTACAGGCAGAGGAGGGAGCTTTCCAGAAGGAGCTTCTCTAGCCAGCGCCATCTGTTGGACAGGCAGAACCGTAAAGGAGATTCTGTTCTGGAGGGAATCAAGATGTCCCGGTCTCCTGACATCCCAGGGACGGCAGCAAAATCTGGCAGAAGCGACAGGTGGCAGAACGGGACGTCTCTGAGCTGCAGGAG GTCTCCTGAGAAAAGAGCCTTAGGTTTGAGCTTGGGCTCAGTGTACAGCGGCCCGCGCTCCGACGTTGCTTCTCGGAGCGTTCCCAGCGAGTCTGCGTGCAAGAAGACGGAGAGGGACGTGAAGGCCGGGGCCGTCACGCGTGAGGAGATCAACACGCCGGTGCTTCAATATGACCACAACGTGTGCTCGT TGGAGGGCAGGgcagtgccagtgccagtgccagtgccagtgccagtggCAGTGCCAGAGGGCCTCTCGGACGGCGCGTCTACGAAGCAGCGGCGCCAGCCGGAGGAGGAGCGCCGAAAGAAGGATCCGGATGCTCTG GTACCCAATAAGGTGAGGATGACCTCGTCCAAGATGCCCCCTCGCTTTACCAGGAAACAGGGCGCCACGTCTGTGGGGCAGCATGCAGATTCACGAGCCAGCAGCAGCCTGGGCACCGAGATCTGGAAGGCCAGCAGCACGG CTGTGTCTGTCCAGTCATCGAGTGGAGACACGTGGACAAAGCAGGTGTCATATAGCGGGCTTGAGCCAAACTCAAATGAG GTGTATAAGGGCAGTCAGACGGACAGCGGCATTGACCTGAGTGCTGAGTCTCAGGGCTCCTCCGCCAGCTCCTCCCAGAGAAGCTCCCCTTACGGCTCCCTCAAGCCGGAGGAGGTGCCCGGCCCTGCAGGGCACAGTCACCTAAAGAAGGTGGAGAAGCAG GACGTAGATCCTGCAGCGGAACAGAGCAAAGAGCACAAGCCGGGTCCCATTGGGAACGAGCGCTCCCTGAGGCACCGCAAGGGACCAGAGTGCGTCGAACATCCGGAGAACCCGGTTGCCCCCGTCAACGGGGTGGATATCCATGTGGAGAGCGGTCTCCCTGTGCCGCCCATCGACTTCGGTGTTGCGCCCAAAGACTCGGACTTCAGCGTGCCTCCGGGCCCGGGGGCGGCGCCGGGGTCCGGCCCAGGTGCTAAGCTGCAGGATGTTCTAGCCAGAAAC ATGGCCCTCACCCAGGCGATCCCCACACTGCACAGAGATCACCTGCAGCAACCCATGGGGCTCAATCCCATTTCCTTCACGAGTGTGGAACTCACTCTCAAG ATGGAGTCTGCTCGGAAGGCCTGGGAGAACTCGCAGTCACTGCCCGACCAGGGCTCGCCGGGGGCCGCGGGCTCTGCGCTTCAGCCACCCTGCAGCATGGCCTCCGCCAGCGGGGTCAGCCTCAGCTCTTTCGGCGGAGTCTCCATGCCCCCAATGCCCGTGGCATCAGTTGCTCCTTCCATGCAAG GTAACCATTTCTCTCCACTGTACCTGGACGGGCACGTGTTCCCCAGCCAGCCGCGCTTGGTGGGCCCCAGCCTGACGCAGCAGCACGGCTATCAGCAG GCAGCAGCTGCACAGCAGATCCCGATCTCCCTGCACACCTCCCTACAGGCCCAGCTGGGTCTCCGCGGCGGCCTGCCCGTCTCCCAGTCCCAGGAGATATTTGGCTCCATCCCTCCATTCCG GTCCCCAGTCTACATGCACCCCAGCCTGTCCCAGCCCAGCGCCATGGTGCTGTCCGGGGGCGCCCCCCTGAAGGGGCCCTACTCTGCTTTCCCCGGCCTGCAGCATTCGGACATGGTCAAGCCGCAGTCAGGCCCTCCTTACCAGCCAATGAGTGGGAGTCAGGCCTTGGTCTATGAGGGACAGATGAGGCAGGCCCCCGGAATGGGCGCGTCCCAGCTGATGGACTCCCAGCTCATCCAG GTGACCATGCCCATGCCGGGCTCCCAGCTGCAGTTCGGTTCTGCTCAGCAGCACCTCATCCTTCCTCCATCCATTCAGCTCCAGCAGGGCCAGAGCCTGCCAGTAGGGGGCCCCCGCCGCATCCTCCCCCCTGGCTCCCAACCCCCTGTGATGGCCCCAAACAGGGAG CTTGAAATGAAAGGGTTTCAGTTTGCAGACACACCCAGTCACTCCCAGGGCATGcctggctgccccgcccccAACGCCAGCTTTTACCG GCCTGGGCCTGCTAGCCCAAGTGGGAATCCACCTGGGCCCAGACACCACGCTCAGCAG GCCCCCCAGCCTCAGGGCAGCATCATGATGCACATGTGGCCCCCCACCTCAagccccttccccagccccaTCCAGCGACCGGTCATGCAG ATAAAAGCCCAGCAAGACCTCACGACCTGTGAGGGGAAGGGACAGTCCGACGTTCGCTCAGAgccgccacctgctggcccgATGAAGCCGGGCCGCTCCAGGGCCATGAAGCCGCAGACTGTGAAGATGGAGGGCACGGCCTAG